The Synchiropus splendidus isolate RoL2022-P1 chromosome 1, RoL_Sspl_1.0, whole genome shotgun sequence genome includes a window with the following:
- the LOC128759249 gene encoding SLAIN motif-containing protein 1 isoform X2, whose protein sequence is MEAAVLQPAMMPELDCNSNTQNAELEVKKLQQLVLKLERQNQQLRNRANDLPGPLPSLLGRVSPQLLGEDLLYFQPSEDGAAGEDGYETSVLDDLELLDLDSTSEESDETWLYVPSKLGEAPNDITPLQWCRQVLDSPKSEVQAVRHSLSVRLEQVSRWRNSLSNPSSSPGPSLRRLSGVSPVSVSPSTKTCSTPQSAGRRTPCFSSPLLTNLPQTLSPVGKDASLVAERIPTFFPHPSRRRSLRYSLFSPESSVDSDLGSSEVEDDSIDLGYKLQDLTDVQVMARLQEESLRQDYASTSSLRSKPQSYSFQHSAGLDLEEEDEEDDEDYAFLPPPQPRLTRLPHSHTFSSIRDWQKSTSLLSSPPTSPSTQPYPFGGFSFQTRFQSRPQGLSSNGEQHGFRPGSDKLGRSMPNLFRDPSASTLPLLTSPSSSPSLLHNSQSFDSSSIFARLQPSNQLQHRVQSLGSFTSLSRKPCKATAYVSPTIKGSGSTSTSLQSLSSSGSVSGIPTLSKSLGGDGATTRYSLPRPASIISTSTPCSKLTHPTRSLLIPPKSLSSLGVLPDNSWREGCY, encoded by the exons ATGGAAGCCGCCGTTCTGCAACCCGCCATGATGCCGGAGTTGGACTGCAACAGCAACACCCAGAACGCCgagctggaggtgaagaagcttcAGCAACTGGTCTTAAAGCTGGAGAGACAGAACCAGCAGCTGCGGAACCGAGCGAACGACCTCCCCGGCCCGCTGCCGTCCCTGCTCGGCCGTGTGTCTCCGCAGCTCCTCGGAGAAGACCTGCTGTATTTCCAGCCGAGTGAAGATGGAGCCGCGGGGGAGGACGGGTACGAGACGTCGGTGTTGGACGACTTGGAGCTTCTCGACTTGGACAGCACGTCAGAGGAGTCTGATGAAACCTG GTTGTATGTGCCATCCAAGCTTGGGGAGGCCCCAAATGACATCACGCCACTGCAGTGGTGCCGGCAGGTTCTAGACTCTCCCAAATCTGAAGTGCAAGCTGTGAGACACTCTCTGTCCGTCCGCCTTGAGCAAG TCTCCAGGTGGCGTAACTCACTGTCTAatccctcctcttcacctggtCCTTCTCTGAGACGACTGAGTGGGGTGTCTCCTGTTAGTGTTTCCCCGTCAACCAAAACCTGTTCCACACCACAGTCAGCAGGAAGACGTA CTCCAtgcttctcctctccactcCTCACCAATTTGCCTCAAACTCTGAGTCCTGTTGGAAAGGATGCATCCCTCGTTGCTGAGAGGATACCAACCTTCTTCCCCCACCCCTCACGCA GACGTAGTCTGCGGTACTCACTCTTCAGTCCGGAGTCATCCGTGGACAGTGACCTCGGCTCCTCTGAAGTGGAGGATGATTCCATCGACCTCGGCTACAAACTGCAGGACCTGACGGATGTGCAAGTGATGGCCCGACTGCAGGAGGAGA GTCTAAGACAGGATTACGCCAGCACATCCTCCCTTCGGTCAAAGCCGCAGAGCTACTCCTTCCAGCACAGTGCAGGCCTCgacctggaggaggaagacgaggaggacGACGAAGATTACGCCTTCCTTCCTCCGCCACAGCCGCGCCTCACCCGTCTGCCGCACTCCCACACTTTCTCCAGCATTCGAGACTGGCAAAAAAGCACCAGTCTTCTTTCCAGTCCTCCTACCAGTCCCTCCACCCAGCCTTACCCCTTCGGCGGGTTCAGCTTTCAAACACGGTTCCAAAGTCGGCCACAGGGACTGAGCAGCAATGGAGAGCAGCACGGTTTCAGACCCGGGTCAG ATAAGTTGGGTAGGAGCATGCCCAACCTCTTCAGAGACCCCAGTGCGTCCACTCTGCCCCTTCTCACCTCTCCCAGTTCTTCACCGTCTTTGCTCCATAACAGCCAGAGCTTTGATTCGTCCAGCATCTTCGCTCGCCTTCAACCTTCCA ACCAGCTGCAGCACAGAGTCCAAAGCCTGGGAAGCTTCACCTCATTGTCTCGGAAACCTTGTAAAGCCACCGCCTACGTCAGTCCCACCATCAAGGGCTCAGGCTCCACGTCCACAAGCCTCCAATCGCTGAGCAGCAGTGGGAGCGTTAGCGGGATCCCCACGCTGAGCAAATCTCTGGGAGGCGATGGTGCCACCACCCGCTACAGCCTGCCTCGTCCTGCCTCCATCATCAGTACCTCGACTCCTTGCAGCAAGTTGACCCATCCAACAAGAAG TCTATTAATCCCACCTAAGAGCTTGTCATCCCTTGGTGTGCTTCCGGACAACTCCTGGAGGGAGGGCTGCTATTAA
- the LOC128759249 gene encoding SLAIN motif-containing protein 1 isoform X1: MEAAVLQPAMMPELDCNSNTQNAELEVKKLQQLVLKLERQNQQLRNRANDLPGPLPSLLGRVSPQLLGEDLLYFQPSEDGAAGEDGYETSVLDDLELLDLDSTSEESDETWLYVPSKLGEAPNDITPLQWCRQVLDSPKSEVQAVRHSLSVRLEQVSRWRNSLSNPSSSPGPSLRRLSGVSPVSVSPSTKTCSTPQSAGRRTPCFSSPLLTNLPQTLSPVGKDASLVAERIPTFFPHPSRRRSLRYSLFSPESSVDSDLGSSEVEDDSIDLGYKLQDLTDVQVMARLQEENLRAHRYFSFINPPRCVRACVCARVCWCSYLAPPGLRQDYASTSSLRSKPQSYSFQHSAGLDLEEEDEEDDEDYAFLPPPQPRLTRLPHSHTFSSIRDWQKSTSLLSSPPTSPSTQPYPFGGFSFQTRFQSRPQGLSSNGEQHGFRPGSDKLGRSMPNLFRDPSASTLPLLTSPSSSPSLLHNSQSFDSSSIFARLQPSNQLQHRVQSLGSFTSLSRKPCKATAYVSPTIKGSGSTSTSLQSLSSSGSVSGIPTLSKSLGGDGATTRYSLPRPASIISTSTPCSKLTHPTRSLLIPPKSLSSLGVLPDNSWREGCY, encoded by the exons ATGGAAGCCGCCGTTCTGCAACCCGCCATGATGCCGGAGTTGGACTGCAACAGCAACACCCAGAACGCCgagctggaggtgaagaagcttcAGCAACTGGTCTTAAAGCTGGAGAGACAGAACCAGCAGCTGCGGAACCGAGCGAACGACCTCCCCGGCCCGCTGCCGTCCCTGCTCGGCCGTGTGTCTCCGCAGCTCCTCGGAGAAGACCTGCTGTATTTCCAGCCGAGTGAAGATGGAGCCGCGGGGGAGGACGGGTACGAGACGTCGGTGTTGGACGACTTGGAGCTTCTCGACTTGGACAGCACGTCAGAGGAGTCTGATGAAACCTG GTTGTATGTGCCATCCAAGCTTGGGGAGGCCCCAAATGACATCACGCCACTGCAGTGGTGCCGGCAGGTTCTAGACTCTCCCAAATCTGAAGTGCAAGCTGTGAGACACTCTCTGTCCGTCCGCCTTGAGCAAG TCTCCAGGTGGCGTAACTCACTGTCTAatccctcctcttcacctggtCCTTCTCTGAGACGACTGAGTGGGGTGTCTCCTGTTAGTGTTTCCCCGTCAACCAAAACCTGTTCCACACCACAGTCAGCAGGAAGACGTA CTCCAtgcttctcctctccactcCTCACCAATTTGCCTCAAACTCTGAGTCCTGTTGGAAAGGATGCATCCCTCGTTGCTGAGAGGATACCAACCTTCTTCCCCCACCCCTCACGCA GACGTAGTCTGCGGTACTCACTCTTCAGTCCGGAGTCATCCGTGGACAGTGACCTCGGCTCCTCTGAAGTGGAGGATGATTCCATCGACCTCGGCTACAAACTGCAGGACCTGACGGATGTGCAAGTGATGGCCCGACTGCAGGAGGAGA ATCTCAGAGCTCATCGCTACTTCAGCTTCATTAACCCTCCaaggtgtgtgcgtgcgtgtgtgtgtgcacgcgtgtGTTGGTGCTCATATCTGGCTCCCCCAGGTCTAAGACAGGATTACGCCAGCACATCCTCCCTTCGGTCAAAGCCGCAGAGCTACTCCTTCCAGCACAGTGCAGGCCTCgacctggaggaggaagacgaggaggacGACGAAGATTACGCCTTCCTTCCTCCGCCACAGCCGCGCCTCACCCGTCTGCCGCACTCCCACACTTTCTCCAGCATTCGAGACTGGCAAAAAAGCACCAGTCTTCTTTCCAGTCCTCCTACCAGTCCCTCCACCCAGCCTTACCCCTTCGGCGGGTTCAGCTTTCAAACACGGTTCCAAAGTCGGCCACAGGGACTGAGCAGCAATGGAGAGCAGCACGGTTTCAGACCCGGGTCAG ATAAGTTGGGTAGGAGCATGCCCAACCTCTTCAGAGACCCCAGTGCGTCCACTCTGCCCCTTCTCACCTCTCCCAGTTCTTCACCGTCTTTGCTCCATAACAGCCAGAGCTTTGATTCGTCCAGCATCTTCGCTCGCCTTCAACCTTCCA ACCAGCTGCAGCACAGAGTCCAAAGCCTGGGAAGCTTCACCTCATTGTCTCGGAAACCTTGTAAAGCCACCGCCTACGTCAGTCCCACCATCAAGGGCTCAGGCTCCACGTCCACAAGCCTCCAATCGCTGAGCAGCAGTGGGAGCGTTAGCGGGATCCCCACGCTGAGCAAATCTCTGGGAGGCGATGGTGCCACCACCCGCTACAGCCTGCCTCGTCCTGCCTCCATCATCAGTACCTCGACTCCTTGCAGCAAGTTGACCCATCCAACAAGAAG TCTATTAATCCCACCTAAGAGCTTGTCATCCCTTGGTGTGCTTCCGGACAACTCCTGGAGGGAGGGCTGCTATTAA
- the LOC128759249 gene encoding SLAIN motif-containing protein 1 isoform X3: protein MEAAVLQPAMMPELDCNSNTQNAELEVKKLQQLVLKLERQNQQLRNRANDLPGPLPSLLGRVSPQLLGEDLLYFQPSEDGAAGEDGYETSVLDDLELLDLDSTSEESDETWLYVPSKLGEAPNDITPLQWCRQVLDSPKSEVQAVRHSLSVRLEQVSRWRNSLSNPSSSPGPSLRRLSGVSPVSVSPSTKTCSTPQSAGRRTPCFSSPLLTNLPQTLSPVGKDASLVAERIPTFFPHPSRRRSLRYSLFSPESSVDSDLGSSEVEDDSIDLGYKLQDLTDVQVMARLQEENKLGRSMPNLFRDPSASTLPLLTSPSSSPSLLHNSQSFDSSSIFARLQPSNQLQHRVQSLGSFTSLSRKPCKATAYVSPTIKGSGSTSTSLQSLSSSGSVSGIPTLSKSLGGDGATTRYSLPRPASIISTSTPCSKLTHPTRSLLIPPKSLSSLGVLPDNSWREGCY, encoded by the exons ATGGAAGCCGCCGTTCTGCAACCCGCCATGATGCCGGAGTTGGACTGCAACAGCAACACCCAGAACGCCgagctggaggtgaagaagcttcAGCAACTGGTCTTAAAGCTGGAGAGACAGAACCAGCAGCTGCGGAACCGAGCGAACGACCTCCCCGGCCCGCTGCCGTCCCTGCTCGGCCGTGTGTCTCCGCAGCTCCTCGGAGAAGACCTGCTGTATTTCCAGCCGAGTGAAGATGGAGCCGCGGGGGAGGACGGGTACGAGACGTCGGTGTTGGACGACTTGGAGCTTCTCGACTTGGACAGCACGTCAGAGGAGTCTGATGAAACCTG GTTGTATGTGCCATCCAAGCTTGGGGAGGCCCCAAATGACATCACGCCACTGCAGTGGTGCCGGCAGGTTCTAGACTCTCCCAAATCTGAAGTGCAAGCTGTGAGACACTCTCTGTCCGTCCGCCTTGAGCAAG TCTCCAGGTGGCGTAACTCACTGTCTAatccctcctcttcacctggtCCTTCTCTGAGACGACTGAGTGGGGTGTCTCCTGTTAGTGTTTCCCCGTCAACCAAAACCTGTTCCACACCACAGTCAGCAGGAAGACGTA CTCCAtgcttctcctctccactcCTCACCAATTTGCCTCAAACTCTGAGTCCTGTTGGAAAGGATGCATCCCTCGTTGCTGAGAGGATACCAACCTTCTTCCCCCACCCCTCACGCA GACGTAGTCTGCGGTACTCACTCTTCAGTCCGGAGTCATCCGTGGACAGTGACCTCGGCTCCTCTGAAGTGGAGGATGATTCCATCGACCTCGGCTACAAACTGCAGGACCTGACGGATGTGCAAGTGATGGCCCGACTGCAGGAGGAGA ATAAGTTGGGTAGGAGCATGCCCAACCTCTTCAGAGACCCCAGTGCGTCCACTCTGCCCCTTCTCACCTCTCCCAGTTCTTCACCGTCTTTGCTCCATAACAGCCAGAGCTTTGATTCGTCCAGCATCTTCGCTCGCCTTCAACCTTCCA ACCAGCTGCAGCACAGAGTCCAAAGCCTGGGAAGCTTCACCTCATTGTCTCGGAAACCTTGTAAAGCCACCGCCTACGTCAGTCCCACCATCAAGGGCTCAGGCTCCACGTCCACAAGCCTCCAATCGCTGAGCAGCAGTGGGAGCGTTAGCGGGATCCCCACGCTGAGCAAATCTCTGGGAGGCGATGGTGCCACCACCCGCTACAGCCTGCCTCGTCCTGCCTCCATCATCAGTACCTCGACTCCTTGCAGCAAGTTGACCCATCCAACAAGAAG TCTATTAATCCCACCTAAGAGCTTGTCATCCCTTGGTGTGCTTCCGGACAACTCCTGGAGGGAGGGCTGCTATTAA
- the mrps9 gene encoding 28S ribosomal protein S9, mitochondrial, translating into MAASCLRTVGSVLGKCGHCSSTIMRRPLCVSSALRRKNLAAAGPEKFTMEYIQKQVEEFNIGKRHLANMMGEDPGSFTQEDIDRSISYLFPSGLFEKRARPLMKNPEEIFPQQRAVQWDASGRPFHFLFYTGKQSYYSLMHETYGKILSVEKHQDQLRAKGLFSEESKKISLGASRWVTKEELESLLVENISTNDYTLLINLMERLLSMPYSVTEEEFILKFRKQLEALSRKQLIPPIERDDRGVALSSSTGQRKSSNSSVVLRDCGSGRVVVNGQDYLHYFPVLQDREQLMFPLQFTNMLGRFDLECTVTGGGRSSQAGALRLAISKALLSFLSEGDVETLRQAGLLTSDPRLRERKKPGQEGARKKFTWKKR; encoded by the exons ATGGCGGCATCCTGTTTGCGCACCGTGGGCTCTGTTCTCGGAAAATGTGGGCATTGCAGCTCAACT ATCATGAGAAGACCGCTATGTGTGAGTTCTGCTCTGCGCAGGAAGAACCTGGCCGCTGCAGGTCCGGAGAAGTTCACTATGGAGTACATACAGAAGCAGGTGGAGGAATTTAACATCGGCAAACGTCACCTGGCCAACATGATGGGCGAGGACCCAGGGAGCTTCACTCAAGAAGATATCGAT AGAAGTATCTCCTACTTGTTCCCATCCGGTCTCTTTGAGAAGAGAGCCCGACCTCTAATGAAG AATCCTGAGGAAATATTTCCACAACAAAGAG CTGTTCAATGGGATGCCAGTGGACGACCATTCCACTTCTTGTTCTACACCGGGAAACAGTCATACTACTCGCTGATGCAT gaaacgTATGGCAAAATCTTGAGCGTGGAGAAACACCAAGATCAGCTCAGAGCCAAGGGTCTCTTCTCTGAAGAATCGAAGAAGAT CTCTCTAGGAGCCAGCAGGTGGGTTACGAAGGAGGAACTAGAAAGTCTGCTGGTGGAGAACATCTCCACTAATGAT TACACTCTGCTCATCAACCTGATGGAGCGCCTGCTGTCCATGCCCTACTCGGTCACTGAGGAGgagtttattttgaagttcCGGAAGCAGTTGGAGGCCCTGTCCCGTAAGCAACTGATCCCCCCAATAGAGAGGGACGACCGGGGCGTGGCACTCAGCTCCTCGACAG GCCAACGGAAGTCATCAAACTCGTCTGTGGTTCTGAGGGACTGTGGCTCTGGACGGGTTGTGGTTAACGGTCAGGACTACCTGCATTACTTCCCTGTGCTGCAAGACAG AGAGCAGCTAATGTTCCCACTACAGTTCACCAACATGCTGGGACGCTTCGACCTGGAGTGCACTGTGACGGGGGGTGGCAGGTCCAGCCAAGCGGGCGCACTGCGTCTCGCCATCTCTAAAGCATTGCTCAGCTTCCTGTCTGAAGGAGATGTAGAAACTCTGAGACAAG ctggtctgttgacctctgacccaagACTCAGGGAAAGAAAGAAGCCGGGTCAAGAGGGCGCACGCAAAAAATTCACGTGGAAGAAGAGATAG